In Brachionichthys hirsutus isolate HB-005 chromosome 20, CSIRO-AGI_Bhir_v1, whole genome shotgun sequence, the genomic stretch TTAACATTAAAAAATGATGACGTCACTCTCCCCCTCGGTGACTTAACTCGTCAAAGCGTCACGCCTCTCTTCCGGTTTTATTCCCGTGCGTCTCTCCTGTCGCGGAAGCTCCCGATCCACAGcagcttcctgtctttgtggAGCTGGAATGGCCCGCGGACATGCGGGTGTTGAACTCTGCACCTGCGTCACGTGGCGTTCCACTCCGCGGGCCACGCTGAGCCCGCGGgccagttctctctctctctctctctccctctctttcgcCCGTACTCCTCATTTTCTTTCCCCTTTCTCATTATCCTTAGTTCTCCGTCCCTCCATATACTTTTCTCTGCGCTCCCCCCGTCATTAGCGCAGCAGccgtggacccccccccccccccccccccccccccgacgcagATACAGGCCCGCGAGGCACGAGTCTATTCCCCACGCGTGGGCCTCGCTGGTCAGAAGATACAGCAATTATCTCCCTGGAATAAGACGGTATCCATCACGGGGTGTGTTCGTTTTAGAGGCCTGGAAATAAACCTCAACTTCTATTTCAAACCCGACAAAGCTGGTGTTAAATTATTGATTAACGTTCGAAAATGTCATTTAGAAAAACACGTCACGGGCTActtttttatactttttataTCTACTATTTTTTATATGTCATGATAAATAAAGACTTAAaggacctttaaaaaaaaaaactgagataACGTTTTACTGAAAATTTGACTTCcgcatctttcttttttattttttatttaaactttatttaagcAGGTAAATTAATTGAGTGATAATTTTCGTTtacaataacgacctggaccgaAGTTGCATGATTGTGGcatgtgggaggaagccggagaacctggagaacccggagaacccggagagaacccacgcggacacggggagaacacgcaaactcctcacagaaaggccccaagctgGATTTAAACCTCTGATCTTCTTGCAACAGCGCAATCCACTGCGCCACATGCTTATAAACATGTAATAAGCAGCATGACTGCGTTTTCATGCCTTAAATGTAAATCAACGGAAATAAGGTcaagagtttgtgtttttatgtcatCATTACTAGTGACGTCATATGTTCCTCTAAAAACGCATCACTGCAGCACAGCTGGCGCACAGCAACAATGAATTAGATTagatacaaattattattattataagaatATGCTGTAATGTACAAACGGTTTCTTCATTTATAACTGGGAGGATGATCCAAACCAGAGCTAACCCTGATCACCAGTTGGGTGACTAGTATTCACGCTTATATCTTTTttctatgcaattttttttactttattgtattttatgttgcttttagttcGCCGGCGGCCTTGATGGTGGCGTCGTTTGGTCAAGTCCTGTGCAGCCTACATTGAAACCCACTATTGCCAGCAGTAAAACGAACTCTTTATTGACTTTCAAGCTAATAGGAAGAGGTAGAAGTGATAAGCTCGGAGGAGACAGGAAGGTTAACCCGCAGCGGTGACCCCCGTGACCCCCGTCCCTCCAATAACCAGGAGATTCTTTAAACACTGGCTCACATTTCACTTCAGTTAGAAGAAATGAATGCCAGTGGATAATAAGATTCGTTTTTGGGTCAAGTCCAATTTCAGATATTTAAAAGTCACGCCATCTTTTCAACTCCCCCCCCGCGTGGGAGCAATTTCACCGGACAATATTTCGTTAAGTGAGGCCAATCCCCGTCacgctttaaaatgtttccccgGACTGAACTGACCCACGACCCCCCCGGTGGGAGAACGTCCTCGCAGAAAAAGCTCGCGCTTCAGCcctcaaataataaaacacgTGGTTTATTATCAGTGTGATAGAAATGAAATCACTGGACAATTAGAAGCGCGTCTACCCATCATCAGCACCATGACAACAGCTCTAGAAGAACAGAAAAACACTGGATGAATCCTgaccccctctccctccccccctatACTGCCGGCTCACAAAGGTGGAACAACAGATAAATAGGCACAAaccattcatttaaattaatataaataaatatttacacacagaAATTAATGTCCTCCCTCCTCACACTCGGGGTTAAGGAACCAGACAAACCTGTTTCAAAGTTAGGACGCTCATCGCCCACAATGCTTTGTCTGTGtgacaacacacgcacacacgcacacacgcacacacgcagctcAGTCTCAGGCGGGGGGAGCAAAAGGGATGTAATACAGTAACCACCGTGTCCTCGGGGGGAATGAAAAGAACGTAACACTCATGAAAAATCCCTCTGTGCTTTCTGACTCTGTTTTCCTCTCTAAcaagccttcctcctcctcctcctcctcctcctcctcagccctgTGTGTGGCAGGTCAGCAGCACCGGCGTAAAGCTAAAAGTAGCGGTGGCGCTCCTCTGTCCGTTTGTCTGCTCGCCGTCCCGTTCGACCCTTGACCCCGCCCCCGGCGCTTCATTTCCGCTGCTTCTCCTCTTTGTCGCCGCCCTTGTTGCCGCCGTCGCCGTGCCGGTTGTTGGGGGCGTTGTTGAGAAACATCTTGTCGAGTCCTTTGAGCGCCTCGGTGAGGTAGTTCTGGAGGGTGGTGAGTGCAGCAAGGATGGCGGGCGATCCGAAGCCGTGCGTGATGAAGGAGAAGTGGGAGAGGCAGCTCTGGATGCCCGGTTCCAGGATGGAGCCGGGCCTGGAGTTGCCGATGGGAGTCCTGTCCTGGGCCAGCAGGTCGGAGAACTCCTTACACAGCTGTCTGCACGGGGAAAGACAAGCAAGgcgtcaaaaaaaaaacatcaaacgtTGTCTTCAGACATCAAGACATTCTCGCAGACGCTCCTTCAATGCAAGCGCAAACGCTATGCTAAGTCAATAACATTtacgtgactttttttttttgcttcatttcaGATGGAATTTGTACAATTTAAAGTTAAAAGGAAAACCCAGTTTTCACCTTCTCCTTGTTTAATTTGGGGAAGTTCGGCCTCCGGTTTTTAGTCCCGCATTTTATATTCAAGAgacctctctttctctccctcggATcgccccacctcctccaccacacacacacacacacacacacagcagcctgaGGGCAGCGCTGCAGCGGATGAGTGGCAGGCTGTGCAGGCCGAGCCCAgctggggttgggggggggggtagagaggaGAAGCCTCCACCTCAGGCTACACTCAAGGCCCTCTCTGTTGTTTTCTGATGACTTGAAACACTTCACTGCTAAATAATGAATTTCTAACAGGCTTGCAGCGACACACAGCTCCGGAACAGGTTTGAATCTGAGCATCAAATGGCCACCGCCCAACACGCCGAGCACATcgggatgcacacacacacacacacacacaggcaggttAGTTTACGCAGCGCAGGCCAGCTGAAACGCTATTTCTACAAGATAAAGCTACAAGCGTCCTGAAGCCAGTCTAGAATATCCAGGGGAATAAAAGCGGAAAATCGACAAGGATTCCTCACCTCGAAAAGGTGAAACAAATATGAATCCAAAGTCatttaatgtgaataaaaaaaaaaagcacaaaagctACAGAAATCTCTGCTATTCCCAAAAGGTAATCAAGACCCCTGAATCAATTCTGCAGTTTAAGGGCCGTAAAAATGGACTAATAGAAGTAACGTCTGTTAAATGGATCAGAAGCAGAGATCAAACGTACGGCGGGAACCTCGGAGCCCGTCGTTTTATAATGCCTGAGCTGCATAGGTCAGGTTAAAGCGTCCAGCATCAAATAATCCCCAGAGTTAAAGGTTATTCCGTGCAATTTATCACCCGTAAGGATGCAAATGATCCCAGCGCGTGCATGACGCAGCTTctgatattaaaatatatatattttattgcgATCAGATGGTGAAAAGGATGGGAGCGATTTGCCCCCCCTTAGAGAGGGGGCACAGGGGCAGATTCATTCATCAGAAACGTGCACGCAGAGGAGAAGTGGTCCCTTTTTAAACCCACACACGTTAACGTTATGACACTCAAACCAAAAATCACAACCGCTTCACGGAACTCAATCTTTGCAACGTGGCGGTTCTGAGCCATCGGTGCGTGACGGCGTTCCACCGGGGTTCGGATCTTTGTCCTCCCGATTTAACGACATAATCCCGTTTCTTCCGGAATCTCCCTCGCTGCAGTCGTGTGGGTTATATATTCTATGAAGACGGCGAGGGAACAGAATCTCATCAAACGCTCCATCGAACTCACTTGGTCgccagcagcatgtttttccGCGTGTGCAGCTCATTGGGATCCGCGTGCTGCCGGTTGAGGTACTCGCTCACGGCTTTGGTGGGGAACTCCGTCTCGCAGATGTAACCGAAGTCCCGGGCCAGGTGGACCGCTTCACCTGGAGGAGGGTTATGGGTTTAGTCAAGAGAACGAGTGAGAGAACCTactggagaataaaaaaatatgaggATGGATGCTCTGGACTCTCCTGTCTGTGTCAAAACGGCACTTTATTCTTTAATTTCCCTGCAATGTTCTCCCTTTAGCTCATGAAAAAATGACAGCGAGTGATCATGCTTGTTCAAATGACCTTCCttgcatgcatatatatatataaattatcaCGGTTTTTAAGTGTAGACTGTGTTAAATTCAAAAGTAAAGGCAGAGtcaggaaagaaaatgacactgaaccaaaataaactttgttttaaatgtcaaaattcaGATGTTGttgctgaaatgaatgaaatgacgATAATCACACTCAGGCTGCTTCAGCCTCGAATACAAATcagtattttatataaataaaaaaaaggatatatTGCTGACATGTTGTTTTTGTCAGGCTTGTAAGGTCACGACCTTTGCAATCCTGCTCCACTACAACCGACATCTCGCATCATCCCCAAAGGAAGGCAAATGCTTGGAGTCTAGTTTCCTCAGCTCCTGCAGCCTGATGGaggcctgtgtgtttttttgcagcggGACCAATCGCTCACCTTCTACCAGCGACGTCAGCAGCGTGACGTTGGCAGCTTTACGCCTCCCAGCCGGGAGATTGAGTCCGATCTTCTCCAGTTTCTCTCGCAGACATTTCCCACCGTTTTTAGATTTTGCTCTGTGGAAACAATGAaggcataataataataataataataataataataatgaacaaaCACAGTTTAAGATGATCCCAAAATGTCCTTAAATCCTCTCATGGAGCTTTGCCTTTGCTTTGCGTTCCTGAACGTGCTCGGAGGATGCGCTCACCTTCTCAGCACGCCCCCCAGCAGGGAGGCGTTGAGGCACTCGGGCGGAGACAGTCTCCTCTGCACCTCCCCGACGGTCACTTTGTACTTGGAGGTGGAGCTGAGCAGCGACAGGCGGCCCGGTACCGAGCAGAACACCTCGTTGATGTTCACCGTCACGCCACCCATCAGCCCGTCCTTCCCGAGCATCAGGGAGCCCATGTGCTTCGGTGGCATGGGCACTgggagaggaaggggaaggggaaggggaaggggaaggggaaggggaagaggaacaggaacaggaaggggaaggggaaggggaagcggaaggggaagaggaaggggaaggggaagaggaGATGCGTCACTTCAAAAGTTGAAGTGTCTTTCTCAGAGGGCGGGCCCAGCCTAATGAGCATTTGCTGTTATTTAATGTCGCACGACATTCCCATTATTGCATTATCGATTGCTGATTGGCTCGCGCTCTTAAATCGCATTAACCACCTCCCCGTCTCTTCTCGGCCGGtttaacaccagcagcaccggaTGCTCCCTCATCTCGCGCTGTAATGGCGAGAAAAAACAGGAGCCATCctcgtgcgtgcgtgcgtgcgccgCGTCCGgcgcgaggcgaggcgaggcgaggcgggtTTGATGGCTCCGCGGGGGGTAATACCGCAGATTAGCTCTAAACGAGCTCTGTGAGAGCTCCGTGAGCGCTGCCATTTATTACATCAGCGGCTTAAACGCCCCGCGGGGAGCTCAGTCACTCAACACCCCGTAACTCAATCAGCGCACGTCATCAGGGGCGCGAGCGCGAGCGCCAGCGCGGCAGCCTGGCAGCGACACACGCTGCCTGTCAGTCAGGACGCTGGGCGTCGTTAACCCGCGTTTGCatccttttattttaaaccCTAAAAAACGAGGAAAAACTCATTTGAACACTCCAAAGATTATGATTGTGATTTTTAtcccataaataaaaaataattatttatttaactgtacaatatatatatattaaattatttatcaCTTATTAAAATCTTCAATCAGGAATAAAATTCCAAGTTATAGTTATTTAATTCTATTAACATATTTCATTTGTGTAATATTGtactcatgtgtgtgtgtgtgtgtgtgtgtgtgcgcgtgtgtgtaccTTTCTTAATTACTGATTGATCCAGGATGCTGGTTCCGTTGATGTCTTCAATTGTCtttaagaaaaaacaacaacaacaaaggattTGTTATGAGGAGGATCCGAGAAAAGACTCAAACGGGCGTAAAacgtgcacccccccccccccccaaatgcaaTCCCACCTGGAAAGATTCATCTCTGGGGAAACAGCCACCCTTAAGTAGCAAACAAATCATCTTTATAATCCATTCCCTGTTTTATTGATCACAGCGTGGCTCGTATATCCTCCCAAATTTAAAAGCCTCACTCATGAAAACTCATTCATCCTTCCGCGAGATGAATTACTTGTTATTAAATATAGACTTGATGTTCCTGCACGCtcatatgaaaagaaaaaaaactaagaGAACAAATTCATGCGGGGTTAATAAATGCGTGACACTAACGCGGAAGGCCAGAAATTATCAGAGTCTATTGTGGAGGTTAAATGGCAAAATAACTCGAGACGGTGACGGCCTCAGGGGAAAGTCCTACCGTCTAGATTGAACGTAAACGCACCAAAATAAATTCACATCATccagtaaaataaaattaaatgccTTATAAATGTTATTAATTTAATGATGAGCTTgtagtaataaaataataataattaaaacttCATCTCCAGCGCATTACTTTAAATTGACTTAAAAACGTTTgcgctccatccatccatcagtccaATCAATTATCAATTTATTCatcttatataaaaaaaaatatatatatggggggattttatttttggaaggtaaatatgtttcatttagtttatccagctttattttaatcatcatttATTAATCATTTTGAATTTAAACGATAACATAAATCATAATTTAAACTGCAGTGATATTAATTAATATCCTTAAAATAACTTGgataaaaccaaacaaacaaaaataaaatagaaaaagggAATTCCACGCGTAAAACGCTTTGGAATATCAAACATCTCTTCCTCACCTGGATGTCCTCCATGCCGTGGAGACCGTGCAGCAGCGCGTCTCCCATGCCGGGCTCCAGCCCGTGGTGCGCGGCGTGCAGCAGCACGTCAGGCCGCCGGACGCCACCGTAGTCCCGCCGTGCGTCCAGCCCGGACAGCTGCTGCAACGAGGCCCNNNNNNNNNNNNNNNNNNNNNNNNNNNNNNNNNNNNNNNNNNNNNNNNNNNNNNNNNNNNNNNNNNNNNNNNNNNNNNNNNNNNNNNNNNNNNNNNNNNNCACCCCCAAACCGATCAGTCAAACAAGCTAACATCCACGGCAGACGTAAAGACTCCTTGATCCACCCTAAAGTCGTGCTTTCCCCGCTAAATGTCCAAGCCCACCTTCAAGTTCCATGGAAATCCATGAAGCCTTTTATTCTGTGTAAtccttcaaacaaaaacaaacaaacaaacacacctgtgtgtgtgtgtgtgtgtgtgtgtgcgtgtgcgtgtgaactGAACGCTGCGCTGCCGGTGTGAAATGCAAACGGGGTTTTCAATGACCCACCCGTCGAGTGTGATTGCAGAAGCTGCGTTTACAGACAGCAGCTTTTCCATTTAGACGCAAACAGAGATGAATCACAGTTAACGCCGCCCGGATGAGACGCTCCCCTTCAAACCCCTCTCCTCCAGCCGCTCGCCGCCGTCCATCATTTTGATTGGCGGCTCAGAGGAGGGCTCTGATGGGCAGATGAGAGCGAGGAGCCGATCTCTGCCTCAGAGGCAACAGCGGCAGTCCTGTGTTCTCCTGCCCACCTCCCACCCTctcccctcctttctctcccgtCCACCAtccagcgcctcctgcagggccctcctgcctcctctgcctgcagccaataaaaaaaaaaaaaaaaaagagggcatCGTTTCTTGGAGGGAATGCGTGGTGGTACACGGACGAGGAGGCTCTTCTGTCCATCTGATGGGCTGTTGTTGAAGCGCTGTGGCAACACACGTCTTGTCAATCAGAGCAACAGCTGATTCAACAGCGTCACCATGACGACGATGGAGCAGAGAGGTCTCCGGATTCCCTTTAATTCCTTTCTTTGCATGATTGCTTCGTT encodes the following:
- the LOC137909629 gene encoding transcription factor AP-2-beta-like, which translates into the protein MCQSLEEAPPTVARPCWEGNIKQPIAVGMRSLESEGLWRRLEKEVVPEKVVGLRSRARVRKKTMNVDLELTLQQLSGLDARRDYGGVRRPDVLLHAAHHGLEPGMGDALLHGLHGMEDIQTIEDINGTSILDQSVIKKVPMPPKHMGSLMLGKDGLMGGVTVNINEVFCSVPGRLSLLSSTSKYKVTVGEVQRRLSPPECLNASLLGGVLRRAKSKNGGKCLREKLEKIGLNLPAGRRKAANVTLLTSLVEGEAVHLARDFGYICETEFPTKAVSEYLNRQHADPNELHTRKNMLLATKQLCKEFSDLLAQDRTPIGNSRPGSILEPGIQSCLSHFSFITHGFGSPAILAALTTLQNYLTEALKGLDKMFLNNAPNNRHGDGGNKGGDKEEKQRK